The following are encoded together in the Culex pipiens pallens isolate TS chromosome 1, TS_CPP_V2, whole genome shotgun sequence genome:
- the LOC120430324 gene encoding uncharacterized protein LOC120430324, whose protein sequence is MKLIICVLGLCALAAAQDNFKECLDKDSISCVQMMFYRKAREFFDQPQISLAGGLAFVKAAGRDSRSFNADSAIVETANNVETREEALENYVLERTKNFFQERSLNLDMANAARSLSTVIPEDVKVSMRALVSEARGKKKILKSLLPILGLVKLKIVGLAILALFGIALIAKKALIVSVIALILSKFLFLKKLLSGKKEESHAYHGSSGGWAESSGYGDYGAHSQPAHSIAYAGHKPVRK, encoded by the exons ATGAAGTTGATCATCTGTGTGTTAGGCTTGTGCGCCCTGGCCGCCGCCCAGGACAACTTCAAGGAGTGCCTGGACAAGGACTCCATCTCCTGTGTGCAAATGATG TTCTACCGCAAGGCCCGTGAGTTCTTCGACCAGCCCCAGATCAGCCTGGCCGGTGGGTTGGCCTTCGTGAAGGCCGCCGGCCGCGACTCGCGCTCCTTCAACGCCGACAGCGCCATCGTCGAAACCGCCAACAACGTCGAAACGCGCGAGGAAGCCCTGGAGAACTACGTGCTCGAGCGCACGAAGAACTTCTTCCAGGAGCGCTCGCTGAACCTGGACATGGCCAACGCCGCCCGCAGCCTGTCCACCGTGATCCCCGAGGACGTGAAGGTGTCGATGCGCGCCCTCGTGTCGGAGGCCCGCGGCAAGAAGAAGATCCTCAAGTCGCTGCTGCCGATCCTCGGTCTGGTCAAGCTAAAGATCGTCGGTCTGGCCATCTTGGCCCTGTTCGGAATTGCCCTGATCGCCAAGAAGGCTTTGATCGTGTCCGTGATCGCGCTGATCCTGTCCAAGTTCCTGTTCCTGAAGAAGCTGCTGTCCGGCAAGAAGGAGGAATCGCACGCCTACCACGGATCGTCCGGCGGATGGGCCGAGTCGAGCGGATACGGTGACTACGGTGCCCACAGCCAGCCTGCCCACTCGATCGCCTACGCCGGCCACAAGCCCGTCCGGAAGTAA